The Litchfieldia alkalitelluris genome has a window encoding:
- a CDS encoding DivIVA domain-containing protein, with amino-acid sequence MPLTPLDIHNKEFNKGFRGYDEDEVNEFLDQVIKDYESVIREKKELESKLLEQNERLGHFTNIEETLHKSIVIAQETAEEVKRNAQKEAKLIIKEAEKNADRIINESLSKSRKIAMEIDELKKQSKVFRNRFKMLIEAQLDMLVSDDWDQLMEYNVDSAEPVFAESDEK; translated from the coding sequence GTGCCTTTAACGCCATTAGACATTCATAACAAAGAATTTAATAAAGGATTTCGTGGATATGATGAGGATGAAGTTAATGAATTTCTTGACCAAGTGATAAAAGACTATGAATCAGTAATTCGTGAAAAGAAAGAATTAGAAAGTAAACTTTTGGAACAAAACGAAAGACTGGGTCATTTTACTAATATTGAGGAAACTTTACACAAATCGATTGTTATTGCTCAAGAAACAGCTGAGGAAGTAAAGCGTAACGCTCAAAAAGAGGCTAAATTAATTATCAAAGAAGCCGAGAAAAATGCAGACCGAATTATTAATGAATCACTTTCTAAATCGAGGAAGATTGCTATGGAAATTGATGAGTTAAAAAAGCAATCTAAAGTATTTAGAAATCGTTTTAAAATGCTAATCGAAGCTCAATTAGACATGCTTGTTAGTGATGACTGGGATCAATTGATGGAATATAATGTAGATAGTGCTGAGCCTGTTTTTGCAGAATCAGATGAAAAATAA